Proteins from one Molothrus aeneus isolate 106 chromosome 27, BPBGC_Maene_1.0, whole genome shotgun sequence genomic window:
- the HAUS8 gene encoding HAUS augmin-like complex subunit 8, translating to MSSEAGGTAAAGQTPKAKRRGGRIVQSRYLQFDKKHSKKAPKQPSSGVAQRKAEKDASSSSSSSNSSLPSSRTIAGSVVSQIHEASARVDLSSLNQAGFEKGDLQSTLLDEGKMKLPDLDISDINDKSDPKKSSYSESASDEDSETKKISGETDEETDSSDLLAELESETLLLTFLRIKTEKRVAQMEEKAEKNLLMMCEEKRKQQEKLLELKREILLEEREQKLSETLDKQIEVLAPLVAVCEQFTEQYKTFAASLDATRHELPIKNIHIEGDKQTYLDELEKQLRITQELLTEVMPDHSEDGAKALGALKELQEVSQQLSKGLQRSFSDVQNLSFEASKEVSLHNQYLCEEKHGVDAVKRWYFN from the exons ATGTCCTCGGAGGCCGGCGGCACGGCGGCGGCCGGACAAACGCCTAAAGCTAAGCGGAGAG GAGGAAGAATCGTTCAGTCTCGCTACCTGCAGTTCGATAAGAAACACAGCAAGAAGGCGCCGAAACAGCCAAGCTCAGGCGTCGCTCAGCGAAAGGCAGAAAAG gaTGCTTCCTCAAGTTCCTCTTCATCAAATAGTTCTCTGCCGTCGTCTAGAACTATAGCAGGATCAGTTGTCTCTCAGATTCATGAAGCTTCTGCTA GAGTGGACCTCAGCTCATTGAATCAGGCTGGTTTTGAGAAGGGTGACTTGCAGTCCACTTTGTTAGatgaagggaaaatgaaacTACCAGACCTTGATATTTCTGATATTAATG ATAAAAGTGACCCCAAGAAGAGTTCTTACTCAGAATCTGCTTCAGATGAGGATtcagagacaaagaaaataagTGGAGAGACTGATGAG gaaaCTGATTCTTCTgatctgctggcagagctggaatcTGAGACACTACTTTTAACTTTCCTAAGAATAAAG ACAGAAAAAAGGGTTGCCCAGatggaggaaaaagcagaaaaaaacttgTTAATGATGTgtgaagaaaagaggaaacaacAGGAGAAGCTGTTGGAGCTGAAACGTGAAATTCTGCTGGAGGAGAGAGAGCAGAAGCTCAGTGAAACATTAGACAAACAG ATTGAAGTGCTGGCTCCCCTCGttgctgtgtgtgagcagttTACAGAGCAATACAAAACCTTTGCAGCTTCCCTGGATGCTACAAGACATGAATTGCCCATAAAGAACATTCACATAGAAGGAGATAAGCAAACCTACCTTG ATGAACTGGAAAAGCAATTAAGGATCACACAGGAGCTTCTGACAGAAGTTATGCCAGACCACTCAGAGGATGGTGCAAAAGCACTTGGTGCACTGAAAGAGCTTCAAGAAGTGTCTCAGCAACTGAGTAAAGGGCTTCAAAG GAGCTTCTCAGATGTGCAGAACCTGTCCTTTGAAGCCAGTAAAGAAGTTTCTCTGCATAACCAATACTTGTGTGAAGAGAAGCATGGAGTAGATGCTGTGAAACGCTGGTATTTCAACTGA